The Clostridium sp. DL-VIII DNA window TCTATTTTATCAAGTGCATTTTTAGCATTATCAGGAGTATCAACAGATATATCATTTATTCCTAACTTTTGTGTTCTTGCATCAAAAAGCTTCACTTTAAATTCCTCACCAGAATTTGCACCTACTTGCAATTTTAATGTTGGCATTTCACCTATCTGAGTCTCTTCTTTACAGCCAGCATCAATTAATATTTTACTTGCATATGCACTTAATTGATTTTGAAAGTTGCTGTTTATATCAATGTACTCTCCACCTGTAGGATCAGAAAGTCTTTCAAGCTGTGATTTAGTATAATCCTCACTTATTACTGTAAGCTTAATCCCTTTACTTTTAAGATCTGCCGCCACATTATCTATATTCAAAGTCGATTCCCCATCTCCTCCATCACTTGTACTATCATGAACAAACGCATCGGTTACCAAAATAAATTGTTTGGCAGAATCTGGTCTTAAAGGATATGATAAAGCTCCATTTTCCGCATCTGCAATTCCCTCAAGACCTGATTCATTCGCATCTCCTCCGCCGCTTGGTACTATAGAATTTAAATATTCTTTAAATGTATCCAAATTAGATGTCATATCATTTTTTACAGTCGAATCACCACCTTGAGATGGATTAACATCTCCATAAGTTACTAACCCCATATTTACATCAATTCCATTCTGGGTTATTTTATCTATAAATCCATCTATATTACTTTCTACTTGATTTATTTTCTCACCCATACTTCCAGTTTTGTCTATAATAAATACTATATCAGCTGTACCCGGAGTCCACTTTGGTGGAATATAATTATCACTATCCGGAGGAGATAAAACCTTTATCGTATTAAATTCAGTATTATTAGCAATATCATCTATGCTAGCCTGTATATTATCAAATTCATTTTGAATATTCATTCTATCTGCTTGAGTTAGCGTTCCATTTAAAGCTTGCAATGCAAGTTCTCTCATCCTTAAAAGATTCGGATCTTGAATTGAGCCAAGGCCTGCTTCTGCTGTTTGAGTGAGAGAAACTCCATCCTGAATATTTCTTTCTGCTTGTTCAAGCCCTCTTATTTGAGCTTTCATTTTTTGTGAGATAGAAGAACCAGCAGCATCATCAGATGCTGAATTTATTCTAAGACCTGATGAAAGTTTTGCCATAGCATCTGCTTTCTTTTTTCCTGCTTCCTTAGCTCTATTATTTGCAATAATTCCATTTATGTTGTGATTAATAATCATGTTTACTACCTCTTCTATGGTTATTAAGCTTATCTATAGATAATATTGCAATAATATACAATATTATCTATAAAGAAACATAAGTATATTTTACCATATTTAAGGCAAAAATAAATGTGAAATTTTAGTTTCACATTTATTTTTCTACATAATTATTATTATTTTCTCTTTATATCCCTTATCCACTCTTCTGTTTCTTTAATTCCTTCTTCTAAAGTATATTCAGGCTCCCATCCAATAAGTTCCTTAGCCTTAGTATAATCGCATTTTAACTTCATTATTTCACTTTGAGGGTGGATATGCTTAACGTGATTTATTTTCACTCTGTTATCAGCTATTATTTCAGCAAGTTCATTAATAGTTACATCTCTTCCTGTTCCAGCATTAACAATTTCACCATTTACTTTATCATTATAACCTGATTCTACTACAAATCTTGCACAATCTTTTACATATAATAAATCCCTAGTCTGCTCTCCAGTTCCATATATATTTATATCTTTTTCATCTAGAGAATTGTTAATAAATATGGCTACTACGCCACCTTCTCCACCAGTTTTTTGAAATGGTCCATATGTATTAAAAGGTCTTATAACAACAGTTGGAAGCTTGTATGCATTATAGTATGAAAGCACCATGTTTTCAGCTGCTATTTTACTTCCGCCATATGGTGAAACAGGCTTAGTTAAATGGCTCTCACTAATTCCTTCTTCTCCAGCCATATCATAAACCATACATGTACTCATAAATACTACTTTACATGGATGAGTATTTTCACTCGAATCTAATACCCATTGTTCCCCTTCCATTTTTGCATTTCTCCCAAACATTTGAACTTTTGCTCTTTCAAGAATATTAAAGGTCCCTACGGTATCATTATAAAAAGTAGTTTTAGGATCATCTATACTATCCTGCACGTTTATAGAAGCTCCCATATGATATATGATATCGTACTTTTCTTTAAATGTTTCTTCTAGATCTGCTTCATTTTTTATATCACCTTTTATAAATTTGAAATCTCTTTCCTTAAATTCTTCTATATTTTCAATTTGTCCATTTGATAAATTATCTAAAGCAACTACTCTATGACCTTCATCTAATAATCTCTTAACAACCCATCTTCCTATAAATCCTGCTCCGCCAGTTACTAATATATTCATCTCTTGTCTCCTTTAAAATTAATATTATATCGTAAATTTAAATTCCTTCACATAATATTTTCGCTATTCTTTCTGCACCTTTACCATCAACTAATTTAGATGCTTTTTCGCTTAAAGCACTTCTTAGTTTATAATTATTAGAAAAGTTATTTAAGTTATTTATTAAATCATTTTTCTTAATTTTATCATACCAGCCTAAGCTTTTTATTATCTCTAGATCATTTAATTTACTCGCAATTCCATTTTGATTATCAGCAATAATCAAACCAAGAGTCGGGACTCCGCTTGCTGATAATTCATATAAGGTGCTTCCACAAGCTGAAATAGCTATATCACACTTTTGCATTATTTCACGCATATTAGCATTATAATAGAATTTTATATTATCATTTTTATATTTTTCAGCAAAAGGTATATCTCCAAAAGAAGGACCAATTACTACATGAAAATCATAATCTAATTGACCAATATACGATAAAATATTTTCTGTTATGTTATCAGGATCAGCTCCTCCAACAGTGATCATTATATCACAAGCTTTTTCCTTTATATGCTTTTTAGGTAGATTTTTAAATTCATCTCTTAACAATATGTAATCT harbors:
- a CDS encoding flagellin; the protein is MIINHNINGIIANNRAKEAGKKKADAMAKLSSGLRINSASDDAAGSSISQKMKAQIRGLEQAERNIQDGVSLTQTAEAGLGSIQDPNLLRMRELALQALNGTLTQADRMNIQNEFDNIQASIDDIANNTEFNTIKVLSPPDSDNYIPPKWTPGTADIVFIIDKTGSMGEKINQVESNIDGFIDKITQNGIDVNMGLVTYGDVNPSQGGDSTVKNDMTSNLDTFKEYLNSIVPSGGGDANESGLEGIADAENGALSYPLRPDSAKQFILVTDAFVHDSTSDGGDGESTLNIDNVAADLKSKGIKLTVISEDYTKSQLERLSDPTGGEYIDINSNFQNQLSAYASKILIDAGCKEETQIGEMPTLKLQVGANSGEEFKVKLFDARTQKLGINDISVDTPDNAKNALDKIDDAMEIVSKQRSKFGAYQNALEHIGNNVGNYDNNITSAESRISDADMAKEMMEMTKNSVIEQSAETMSKQSNNMSQSIIDLMSKWNTKE
- a CDS encoding SDR family NAD(P)-dependent oxidoreductase; this encodes MNILVTGGAGFIGRWVVKRLLDEGHRVVALDNLSNGQIENIEEFKERDFKFIKGDIKNEADLEETFKEKYDIIYHMGASINVQDSIDDPKTTFYNDTVGTFNILERAKVQMFGRNAKMEGEQWVLDSSENTHPCKVVFMSTCMVYDMAGEEGISESHLTKPVSPYGGSKIAAENMVLSYYNAYKLPTVVIRPFNTYGPFQKTGGEGGVVAIFINNSLDEKDINIYGTGEQTRDLLYVKDCARFVVESGYNDKVNGEIVNAGTGRDVTINELAEIIADNRVKINHVKHIHPQSEIMKLKCDYTKAKELIGWEPEYTLEEGIKETEEWIRDIKRK
- the pseG gene encoding UDP-2,4-diacetamido-2,4,6-trideoxy-beta-L-altropyranose hydrolase → MKIAIRADGGNEIGMGHIMRTLVLAKELSKKNEVFYICRIENKGECHLNNSNTDTYKITSLDEMITFKLDDSKYIQGIKKILSEGFEVILINEDNIIDELKLIETDLLITDSYFVNETYFEETKKIFKKTAYIDDINKYYFNVDFLINQNSDAEDFDYKTKDYTKLILGTDYILLRDEFKNLPKKHIKEKACDIMITVGGADPDNITENILSYIGQLDYDFHVVIGPSFGDIPFAEKYKNDNIKFYYNANMREIMQKCDIAISACGSTLYELSASGVPTLGLIIADNQNGIASKLNDLEIIKSLGWYDKIKKNDLINNLNNFSNNYKLRSALSEKASKLVDGKGAERIAKILCEGI